AGTGCACAATTTAGCTCATGTGCCGTGGCTAGATCACGACCAAATGGCTTTTCGACGATGACACGCGCATTTTTTGTACAACCGGATTTTGCCAGTGCCTGGACAACCGTTCCAAACATGCCGGGATGAATTGCCAGGTAATGTAGCGGGCGTATAGCGCCGTTAAGTGCCAGTTTTAGCTGGTCGAAGGTTGCCGCATCTTGGTAGTCACCATCGACATACTGTAATAGTGCCGATAGCCTGGTGAAGGCATGTTCATCAACGCCGCCATTATGTTCCAGACTATCGCGCGCATGCTCACGTAGTTTATCCAGCGTCCAGTCAGAGCGCGCAACACCAATGATCGGCACATTAAGATCGTTGTGTAGAATCATGGCTTGTAATGCGGGGAATATTTTTTTGTAAGCCAGATCTCCGGTAGCGCCGAAGAAAACAAATGCGTCAGAATGCGGTATATTCATGGCATATTTTTGTCTCTACTATTACTTAATCGGTTTTTCCGTATGGCCACCGAACTCATGGCGCATGGCAGACAGTATTTTATTGGCGAAATCCGCATCACCGCGCGAGCTGAAACGTTCATAGAGCGCAGCACTCAAAACCGGGACAGGTACGGCTTGATCAATGGCAGCTTCGAGCGTCCATCGTCCTTCGCCCGAATCAGACACACGGCCGGAGAAATCCTTTAAATCAGGATCAGACAGCATGGCGATTGCGGTGAGATCCAGTAACCATGAACGAATTACGCTACCACGGCGCCAGACTTCAGCGATCTCGCCCAGATCCAGGTCATACTGGTAATACTCCGGATTACGTAGCGGTGTTGTTTCAGCATCAACATCATGGTCACGTTTACCGACATTTGCATGATGCAGAATATTCATGCCTTCGGCATAAGCGGCCATGACACCATATTCAATGCCGTTGTGCACCATTTTGACAAAATGGCCGGCGCCATGCGGTCCGCAATAGAGATAGCCTTGCTCAGCAGTGCTGACGCGTGGTTGTCTGCCTGGCGTGAGTGAGGCTGCGTCAATTCCGGGTGCAAGCGTTTCGAAAATCGGCGTGAGCTGCTGTGCAACCGCTTTATCACCGCCGATCATCAGGCAGTAGCCATTCTGTAGACCGGTAATACCACCACTTGTTCCAACATCCAGGTAATGAATCCCACGCTGTTTCATTTCCTTACCACGCCGGATATCATCATGATAATGCGAGTTACCACCATCGATGACGGTGTCAGCGTCCTCGAGAAGCGGCAAAAGTTTTGTCAAAAACTGATCAACCCGCGCAGCAGGAATCATCAACCAGATTGTGCGTGGTCTTTCCAGTTGAGCGACCAAATCTTCTGGCGATACTGCTCCAGTAACACCTGGATATGCGAGTTTTTTAACAGCATCGAGATTAACATCGTAAACCACACACTCGTGACCTCCCTGCGACAACCGTTGCACCATATTGGCACCCATACGCCCCAGACCTATCATGCCGATATGCATTTTAATCTCCTTGTTTTAATTAAATAAAAATTGAAACAATTATTTCTGATGCGATACCTTTTTTGCTGTGTAGTATTTCCGTCAGGTTTCCCAGAGCCGGAAGCCGCCCGTGAATGCATCGGCATTGTCACCTTTCCGGCAGCCAGTTGGCAAATCCTTCAGATTCCTGATGTTACCGCCCCCAAGCACTGTCTCGTCGGGTAGAAGAGCCGCCGTCAATTGCTCGATTACATCGGTAACCTGCCTACGCCATTTCTTTTTACCCATGCGCTCCAGTGCATGAGCGCCCACATAATCTTCGAATGTGCCTTTCTTGTAGGGCAAATGAGCAAGTTCCATTGGAACGATGGTGCTGTCCACAATCAAAGCAGAGCCAAGGCCGGTACCCAATCCCAGGAATAGCATCTTGCCGCCGTGATAGCTGCCTAATGCTTGCATGGCTGCATCATTGATAATCTTTACTGGTCGTTCGAGTGCATGCTCAAAGTCGAACGTTATCCAGCCGCTTGCCAGATTGTGGGGTTCAGCTATTGGCTGATTGTGTAGAACTTGGCCGGGATAACCGATAGA
This genomic window from Nitrosomonas cryotolerans ATCC 49181 contains:
- the gnd gene encoding phosphogluconate dehydrogenase (NAD(+)-dependent, decarboxylating); its protein translation is MHIGMIGLGRMGANMVQRLSQGGHECVVYDVNLDAVKKLAYPGVTGAVSPEDLVAQLERPRTIWLMIPAARVDQFLTKLLPLLEDADTVIDGGNSHYHDDIRRGKEMKQRGIHYLDVGTSGGITGLQNGYCLMIGGDKAVAQQLTPIFETLAPGIDAASLTPGRQPRVSTAEQGYLYCGPHGAGHFVKMVHNGIEYGVMAAYAEGMNILHHANVGKRDHDVDAETTPLRNPEYYQYDLDLGEIAEVWRRGSVIRSWLLDLTAIAMLSDPDLKDFSGRVSDSGEGRWTLEAAIDQAVPVPVLSAALYERFSSRGDADFANKILSAMRHEFGGHTEKPIK
- a CDS encoding ROK family protein codes for the protein MRILVIDIGGTHVKILMSKQIAHREFSSGPTLTPKQMVVRVKKLSDDWRYDVISIGYPGQVLHNQPIAEPHNLASGWITFDFEHALERPVKIINDAAMQALGSYHGGKMLFLGLGTGLGSALIVDSTIVPMELAHLPYKKGTFEDYVGAHALERMGKKKWRRQVTDVIEQLTAALLPDETVLGGGNIRNLKDLPTGCRKGDNADAFTGGFRLWET